From one Flavobacteriales bacterium genomic stretch:
- a CDS encoding PadR family transcriptional regulator: MKITNTKAQMRKGVLEYCILSILGNQDAYASEILSSLKDAKLLVVEGTIYPLLTRLKNGGLLNYRWEESTSGPPRKYYSLTENGQLFLKELETTWNELNNAVSQLTTSKPS, from the coding sequence ATGAAGATAACAAATACAAAAGCCCAAATGAGAAAAGGAGTTTTGGAGTATTGCATCTTATCCATTTTAGGAAATCAAGATGCTTATGCTTCCGAAATACTTTCATCGCTAAAAGACGCCAAGCTTTTGGTGGTTGAGGGAACCATTTACCCTTTACTTACAAGATTAAAAAATGGAGGATTGCTCAATTATCGGTGGGAAGAATCTACTTCTGGTCCGCCAAGAAAATATTATTCTTTAACAGAGAACGGACAACTTTTCTTGAAAGAGCTAGAAACGACATGGAACGAACTAAATAACGC